One genomic window of Ziziphus jujuba cultivar Dongzao chromosome 4, ASM3175591v1 includes the following:
- the LOC107416982 gene encoding protein GAMETE EXPRESSED 1 isoform X1 has protein sequence MGHQRYLILVLISLFLSKSCLSSWFPFSFGKTQYSQHHPYETLEITCGSAAEFSINSLNDEKGIERINNAKRKLIGSKSCWHDAYQLIFAACSEIVNDDNEKRKRFAWDLSNCFQKDTGRPLFPSCYASSPMKECLKKLDNDALHTYRQFFLETNSICHQLQSDIFKRQTERLVDDLTKSADYAEEKLESIEEKSGHLLQGTKDIHESLASIDQQTHQLSETSKNVSDYICDILKQSEAVFEKSEKISASQTELQKGQEKMKEKIEKGMVMLHESYHNMSNEIGNLQDETTRIEKKITIVGDTLCAKMSKTQDKADDIGNVSEILLEREKQLLQGQSAALEGLQSLNEFQSQALEESRGVLQRLTQFGHEQQEELLRRQELLRRANDHLVQNSKLLLAAQEGFEQKQASMFVALEKLFALHNALLLESRVMKAIFIHSIATFILYIFTSTKQTYTVRHKLYMGLCATFLVEFAVLRFTNNNIELQSWLINIVRSLSALIAAIKLLHAILTYKDYEMLNYIMLKKLTEEVANIHKIALLSWETDSEEDWSTWIDCDVSDGIDNLKDSDHGNLGGEEEVGENFNPASLIHRYNLRSQAS, from the exons ATGGGCCATCAGAGATATCTTATTTTGGTGCTGATCTCACTTTTCTTGTCAAAGTCTTGCTTGTCATCATGGTTTCCGTTTTCTTTTGGCAAGACACAATATAGTCAGCACCACCCTTATGAGACTCTGGAAATTACCTGCGGTTCTGCTGCTGAATTCTCCATTAATTCTCTCAACGACGAAAAGGGAATCGAAAGGATCAACAATGCTAAAAGAAAACTAATTGGATCTAAATCCTGTTGGCATGATGCTTATCAACTAATATTTGCAGCATGCTCCGAAATTGTTAATGATGACAATGAGAAGAGGAAGAGATTTGCTTGGGATCTAAGTAATTGCTTTCAAAAGGATACTGGAAGACCTTTATTTCCTTCTTGTTATGCCAGTTCTCCTATGAAAGAATGCCTCAAAAAACTTGACAACGATGCTCTTCATACTTATCGCCAATTCTTCCTAGAAACCAACTCTATTTGCCATCAATTACA gTCTGATATATTCAAGCGTCAAACAGAAAGATTGGTGGATGATCTAACAAAATCAGCTGATTATGCAGAGGAAAAATTAGAAAGCATTGAAGAGAAGTCAGGGCATTTGTTGCAGGGCACAAAAGATATACATGAGTCTTTGGCCTCAATAGACCAACAAACCCATCAACTGTCTGAGACTTCGAAGAATGTTAGCGATTACATTTGTGATATATTGAAACAGTCCGAAGCAGTATTTGAGAAATCTGAGAAAATTTCAGCTTCTCAAACTGAATTGCAAAAGGGTCAagagaaaatgaaggaaaagatAGAAAAAGGGATGGTGATGCTTCATGAGTCTTACCACAATATGAGTAACGAAATAGGAAATTTACAGGATGAGACTACTCGGATAGAAAAGAAGATAACTATAGTAGGAGATACCTTGTGTGCAAAGATGAGCAAGACTCAAGACAAAGCTGATGATATTGGAAATGTTTCGGAGATTTTGTTGGAAAGGGAAAAACAACTTCTACAAGGCCAATCTGCAGCTCTTGAAGGGCTTCAGTCGCTTAATGAATTTCAATCTCAAGCTCTAGAAGAAAGCAg GGGTGTGTTGCAGCGGCTAACTCAATTTGGTCATGAGCAACAGGAAGAGCTTCTTCGGCGACAGGAACTGCTTCGGCGAGCCAATGACCATTTGGTTCAGAATTCAAAGTTATTATTGGCTGCTCAG GAAGGATTTGAACAAAAGCAAGCATCCATGTTTGTTGCTCTAGAAAAGCTCTTTGCTTTGCATAATGCCTTGTTGCTTGAATCAAGAGTAATGAAAGCTATCTTCATCCACTCCATAGCTACATtcattctttatatatttacCAGTACAAAGCAAACTTACACAGTGAGACACAAACTTTATATGG gTTTATGTGCCACATTCTTGGTTGAATTTGCAGTACTTcgatttacaaataataatatcgAGCTGCAATCTTGGTTAATCAACATAGTGAGGTCTCTTTCCGCGCTTATTGCTGCCATTAAGTTATTACATGCTATTTTAACATACAA AGATTATGAGATGCTGAACTACATTATGCTGAAAAAACTGACAGAGGAAGTCGCCAACATACACAAAATTGCATTGTTATCTTGGGAAACAGACAGTGAAGAGGACTGGTCTACATGGATTGACTGTGATGTATCAGATGGCATTGACAATCTAAAGGACTCTGATCATGGTAATttaggaggagaagaagaagttggAGAGAATTTCAATCCAGCTTCTTTAATTCATAGATATAATCTTCGTAGTCAAGCTAGTTAA
- the LOC107416994 gene encoding exopolygalacturonase: MAFKSIDIFALSFLLLLASTVSQATVFDLNTYGAKPNADITQALANAWKDVCAATSPSKLVIPSGTYTLTEAKLLGPCKAPIEVQIQGTLQAPAVMTKASDNWVVIERLDGFTLNGGIFDGQGKSSYGKHCAKTDYCGKLPINIRYNFITNSIIRGITSLDSKQFHMNVLGCNNVTFDHVTVTAPEDSPNTDGIHIGRSTGINITDSNIKTGDDCISLGDGAKQITVVKTTCGPGHGISVGSLGKYPNEEPVEGVFIRNCTLTNTQNGVRIKTWPDSHEGTASDMHFEDIIMNNVGNPILIDQEYCPWNQCKLSVPSKVKLSKVSFKKITGTSSTPVAVKLVCSGGVPCENVEVADVNLAYSGPLGPVTSVCKNVKPILSGTQTPSTCATAAA, translated from the exons ATGGCATTCAAATCCATCGACATATTTGCATTATCATTCTTGTTATTGTTAGCATCTACAGTATCCCAAGCCACTGTCTTTGATCTCAACACCTATGGTGCAAAGCCCAATGCTGATATCACTCAG GCTTTGGCGAATGCTTGGAAAGATGTATGTGCAGCAACATCTCCAAGCAAACTGGTAATTCCGAGTGGGACATACACATTAACTGAAGCGAAACTACTAGGTCCATGCAAGGCACCCATTGAGGTTCAAATTCAAGGCACATTGCAGGCACCAGCGGTCATGACCAAGGCTTCCGATAATTGGGTTGTCATTGAACGTCTTGATGGTTTTACCTTAAACGGTGGAATTTTTGATGGCCAAGGCAAATCCTCTTATGGAAAACATTGTGCCAAAACAGACTACTGCGGGAAACTCCCAATC AATATCAGATACAACTTCATCACCAACTCGATCATCCGGGGGATAACCTCTCTAGACAGCAAACAGTTCCACATGAACGTTTTAGGCTGCAACAATGTCACATTTGACCATGTCACAGTTACAGCTCCGGAAGATAGTCCCAACACCGACGGAATCCACATCGGTCGTTCGACGGGAATCAACATCACCGATTCAAACATCAAAACAGGAGATGACTGCATCTCTCTCGGCGACGGTGCCAAACAGATCACCGTCGTCAAAACAACATGCGGACCCGGCCACGGAATTAGTGTTggaagtcttggaaagtatccCAACGAAGAGCCCGTAGAGGGTGTGTTCATTAGGAATTGTACACTTACCAACACCCAAAATGGAGTCAGGATCAAAACTTGGCCGGATTCCCATGAAGGAACTGCCTCCGATATGCATTTCGAGGACATAATCATGAACAATGTTGGAAACCCAATCCTTATAGATCAAGAATATTGTCCATGGAATCAATGCAAGCTATCGGTTCCATCGAAAGTGAAGCTGAGCAAAGTGAGCTTTAAGAAAATAACAGGGACTTCTTCTACTCCCGTGGCTGTGAAACTTGTCTGTAGTGGTGGAGTGCCATGTGAGAATGTTGAAGTTGCTGATGTTAACCTGGCTTATTCTGGACCTTTAGGACCTGTTACATCTGTGTGCAAGAATGTTAAGCCCATCTTGTCTGGTACACAGACCCCATCTACTTGTGCTACCGCTGCTGCTTAA
- the LOC107416982 gene encoding protein GAMETE EXPRESSED 1 isoform X2 → MGHQRYLILVLISLFLSKSCLSSWFPFSFGKTQYSQHHPYETLEITCGSAAEFSINSLNDEKGIERINNAKRKLIGSKSCWHDAYQLIFAACSEIVNDDNEKRKRFAWDLSNCFQKDTGRPLFPSCYASSPMKECLKKLDNDALHTYRQFFLETNSICHQLQSDIFKRQTERLVDDLTKSADYAEEKLESIEEKSGHLLQGTKDIHESLASIDQQTHQLSETSKNVSDYICDILKQSEAVFEKSEKISASQTELQKGQEKMKEKIEKGMVMLHESYHNMSNEIGNLQDETTRIEKKITIVGDTLCAKMSKTQDKADDIGNVSEILLEREKQLLQGQSAALEGLQSLNEFQSQALEESRGVLQRLTQFGHEQQEELLRRQELLRRANDHLVQNSKLLLAAQEGFEQKQASMFVALEKLFALHNALLLESRVMKAIFIHSIATFILYIFTSTKQTYTVRHKLYMVLRFTNNNIELQSWLINIVRSLSALIAAIKLLHAILTYKDYEMLNYIMLKKLTEEVANIHKIALLSWETDSEEDWSTWIDCDVSDGIDNLKDSDHGNLGGEEEVGENFNPASLIHRYNLRSQAS, encoded by the exons ATGGGCCATCAGAGATATCTTATTTTGGTGCTGATCTCACTTTTCTTGTCAAAGTCTTGCTTGTCATCATGGTTTCCGTTTTCTTTTGGCAAGACACAATATAGTCAGCACCACCCTTATGAGACTCTGGAAATTACCTGCGGTTCTGCTGCTGAATTCTCCATTAATTCTCTCAACGACGAAAAGGGAATCGAAAGGATCAACAATGCTAAAAGAAAACTAATTGGATCTAAATCCTGTTGGCATGATGCTTATCAACTAATATTTGCAGCATGCTCCGAAATTGTTAATGATGACAATGAGAAGAGGAAGAGATTTGCTTGGGATCTAAGTAATTGCTTTCAAAAGGATACTGGAAGACCTTTATTTCCTTCTTGTTATGCCAGTTCTCCTATGAAAGAATGCCTCAAAAAACTTGACAACGATGCTCTTCATACTTATCGCCAATTCTTCCTAGAAACCAACTCTATTTGCCATCAATTACA gTCTGATATATTCAAGCGTCAAACAGAAAGATTGGTGGATGATCTAACAAAATCAGCTGATTATGCAGAGGAAAAATTAGAAAGCATTGAAGAGAAGTCAGGGCATTTGTTGCAGGGCACAAAAGATATACATGAGTCTTTGGCCTCAATAGACCAACAAACCCATCAACTGTCTGAGACTTCGAAGAATGTTAGCGATTACATTTGTGATATATTGAAACAGTCCGAAGCAGTATTTGAGAAATCTGAGAAAATTTCAGCTTCTCAAACTGAATTGCAAAAGGGTCAagagaaaatgaaggaaaagatAGAAAAAGGGATGGTGATGCTTCATGAGTCTTACCACAATATGAGTAACGAAATAGGAAATTTACAGGATGAGACTACTCGGATAGAAAAGAAGATAACTATAGTAGGAGATACCTTGTGTGCAAAGATGAGCAAGACTCAAGACAAAGCTGATGATATTGGAAATGTTTCGGAGATTTTGTTGGAAAGGGAAAAACAACTTCTACAAGGCCAATCTGCAGCTCTTGAAGGGCTTCAGTCGCTTAATGAATTTCAATCTCAAGCTCTAGAAGAAAGCAg GGGTGTGTTGCAGCGGCTAACTCAATTTGGTCATGAGCAACAGGAAGAGCTTCTTCGGCGACAGGAACTGCTTCGGCGAGCCAATGACCATTTGGTTCAGAATTCAAAGTTATTATTGGCTGCTCAG GAAGGATTTGAACAAAAGCAAGCATCCATGTTTGTTGCTCTAGAAAAGCTCTTTGCTTTGCATAATGCCTTGTTGCTTGAATCAAGAGTAATGAAAGCTATCTTCATCCACTCCATAGCTACATtcattctttatatatttacCAGTACAAAGCAAACTTACACAGTGAGACACAAACTTTATATGG TACTTcgatttacaaataataatatcgAGCTGCAATCTTGGTTAATCAACATAGTGAGGTCTCTTTCCGCGCTTATTGCTGCCATTAAGTTATTACATGCTATTTTAACATACAA AGATTATGAGATGCTGAACTACATTATGCTGAAAAAACTGACAGAGGAAGTCGCCAACATACACAAAATTGCATTGTTATCTTGGGAAACAGACAGTGAAGAGGACTGGTCTACATGGATTGACTGTGATGTATCAGATGGCATTGACAATCTAAAGGACTCTGATCATGGTAATttaggaggagaagaagaagttggAGAGAATTTCAATCCAGCTTCTTTAATTCATAGATATAATCTTCGTAGTCAAGCTAGTTAA
- the LOC107417008 gene encoding threonine--tRNA ligase, chloroplastic/mitochondrial 2 has translation MFILQRMANSYSLFTSSAFLSTPLLKTSSLPSHFHSNLSRFVSTTPFNALFNNNRNGFSTSLAVATDSSSQIAVSTQNEKLNQTQNDKTDDFRKVVLPTNDSSDKLLRIRHSCAHVMAMAVQKIFPDAKVTIGPWIENGFYYDFDMGPLTDRDLKKIKKEMDRIIGRNLPLVREEVTRDEAQRRIMALNEPYKLEILDSIKEDPITIYHIGDEWWDLCAGPHVESTGKINRRAVELESVAGAYWRGDEKNQMLQRIYGTAWENEEQLKAYLHFKEEAKRRDHRRLGQDLDLFSIQNEAGGGLVFWHPKGAIVRHMIEDLWKKIHIERGYDMLYTPHVAKADLWQISGHLDFYKENMYDQMSIEDELYQLRPMNCPYHILIYKRKLHSYHDFPIRVAELGTVYRYELSGSLHGLFRVRGFTQDDAHIFCLSDQIKDEIRGVLDLTEEMLLQFGFSKYEVNLSTRPEKAVGGDDIWEKATSALKEALDDKGWSYQIDEGGGAFYGPKIDLKIEDALGRKWQCSTIQVDFNLPQRFDITYVDSNSEKKRPIMIHRAVLGSLERFFGVLIEHYAGDFPLWLSPIQARILPVTDTQREYCSEVAKKLKANGIRAEVCHGERLPKLIRNAETQKIPLMAVVGPKEVETGTVTVRSRFAGDIGTLTVEDFVGRTKSATENRTSF, from the exons ATGTTCATTCTTCAGAGAATGGCGAATTCATATTCCCTCTTCACCTCCTCTGCGTTTCTATCTACCCCTCTCTTAAAGACTTCTTCTTTGCCTTCCCATTTTCATTCCAATCTCAGTCGCTTTGTTTCAACAACACCCTTTAACGCCCTTTTCAACAACAATAGAAATGGGTTTTCCACCTCTTTGGCTGTAGCTACTGATTCTTCCTCCCAGATTGCGGTTTCTACCCAGAATGAAAAATTGAACCAGACCCAGAATGACAAAACTGATGATTTTCGGAAAGTTGTGCTTCCCACCAACGACTCCTCTGATAAGCTCCTAAGAATTCGCCACTCG TGTGCACATGTAATGGCCATGGCTGTTCAAAAGATTTTCCCGGATGCGAAAGTTACAATTGGGCCATGGATAGAAAATGggttttattatgattttgatatGGGGCCTTTGACAGACAGAGACCTGAAGAAAATCAAGAAGGAAATG GATCGAATCATTGGTAGAAATTTACCACTTGTAAGAGAAGAAGTTACGAGAGATGAAGCTCAGAGAAGAATAATGGCTCTTAATGAACCTTACAAGTTGGAGATTTTGGATAGCATTAAAGAAGATCCTATTACCATCTATCATATTG GTGATGAATGGTGGGACCTTTGTGCTGGCCCCCATGTTGAATCGACCGGAAAAATTAACAGAAGAGCTGTTGAACTTGAATCTGTTGCTGGTGCTTACTGGAGAGGAGATGAGAAAAACCAAATGCTGCAGAGGATTTATGGGACTGCATGGGAGAACGAAGAACAACTGAAGGCTTACCTTCACTTCAAAGAGGAGGCTAAACGTCGGGATCACAGACGCCTTGGTCAAGATCTTGATCTGTTTTCTATACAG AATGAAGCTGGTGGGGGTCTTGTTTTCTGGCATCCCAAAGGTGCTATTGTGAGACACATGATCGAAGACTTGTGGAAAAAAATCCACATAGAACGTGGTTACGATATGCTGTATACTCCACATGTAGCAAAGGCAGATCTTTGGCAGATCAGTGGCCATCTGGACTTTTACAAAGAGAATATGTATGACCAGATGAGCATTGAGGATGAACTCTATCAACTTCGACCAATGAACTGCCCTTACCATATATTGATTTACAAAAGGAAGCTTCACTCTTATCATGATTTTCCTATTCGAGTAGCAGAGTTGGGAACGGTATATAGATATGAATTATCTGGAAGCTTACATGGCCTGTTTCGAGTAAGAGGTTTCACTCAG GATGATGCACACATATTTTGTTTGAGTGATCAAATAAAAGATGAAATCAGGGGTGTCCTAGATCTTACAGAAGAAATGTTACTTCAATTTGGTTTTAGCAAGTATGAAGTCAATCTTTCCACGAGGCCAGAGAAAGCTGTTGGAGGTGATGATATATGGGAAAAAGCAACATCTGCCCTGAAAGAAGCTTTAGATGACAAGGGTTGGAGCTATCAAATTGATGAAGGCGGTGGTGCCTTTTATGGCCCAAAGATTGATCTTAAGATTGAGGATGCTTTGGGAAGGAAGTGGCAGTGTTCAACCATCCAG GTGGATTTTAACCTACCACAACGTTTTGACATCACATATGTTGACTCAAACTCAGAAAAAAAGCGACCTATCATGATCCATAGAGCAGTACTTGGATCATTGGAGCGATTTTTCGGAGTTCTCATAGAGCATTATGCTGGGGATTTTCCACTATGGCTTTCTCCAATCCAAGCTCGAATTTTGCCAGTTACTGATACTCAG CGTGAATACTGCAGTGAGGTTGCTAAGAAATTGAAAGCAAATGGCATTAGGGCTGAAGTTTGCCATGGCGAACGCCTTCCCAAACTCATTAGGAATGCAGAGACGCAGAAGATTCCATTGATGGCAGTTGTGGGACCCAAGGAAGTTGAAACTGGTACTGTTACAGTAAGATCCAGGTTTGCTGGGGATATTGGAACATTGACAGTTGAAGACTTTGTGGGAAGAACCAAGTCTGCCACTGAAAACAGAACATCATTTTGA
- the LOC107416996 gene encoding exopolygalacturonase, translating to MAFKSIKILAILFFLLLASTISQATVFDVKTYGAKPNGDITQALAKAWKDACAAQSPSKLVIPSGTYNLIEAKLQGPCKAPIEVQIQGTLRAPAVVTKASDSWVTIERLDRFTLNGGIFDGQGKNSYGKHCAVQEYCGKLPMNIRYNFVTNSIIRGITSLDSKQFHMNVLGCTNVTFDHVTITAPENSLNTDGIHIGRSTGINITNTNIKTGDDCISLGDGSKQITVVKTTCGPGHGISVGSLGKYPNEEPVEGVFIRNCTLTNTQNGVRIKTWPDSHFGTASDMHFKDIIMNNVGNPILIDQEYCPWNRCKLSVPSKVKLSKVSFKNIRGTSSTPVAVKLVCSGGPGGVPCQNIEIGDVNLAYTGPLGPVTSVCKHIKPILSGKQFPSACAISS from the exons ATGGCattcaaatccatcaaaatattagcaatattattcttcttattgCTAGCATCTACGATATCCCAAGCCACTGTCTTTGATGTCAAAACCTATGGCGCAAAGCCCAATGGTGATATCACTCAG gcTTTGGCGAAGGCTTGGAAAGATGCATGTGCTGCACAATCTCCAAGCAAACTGGTTATTCCAAGTGGGacatataatttaattgaaGCAAAACTACAAGGTCCATGCAAGGCACCCATCGAGGTTCAGATTCAAGGCACATTGCGAGCACCAGCGGTTGTAACGAAGGCTTCCGATAGTTGGGTTACTATTGAACGTCTTGACAGGTTTACCTTGAATGGTGGAATTTTCGATGGACAAGGCAAAAACTCTTATGGAAAACATTGTGCTGTGCAAGAATACTGTGGAAAACTCCCAatg aataTCAGATACAACTTCGTCACCAACTCGATTATCCGGGGGATAACTTCTCTAGACAGCAAACAGTTCCACATGAACGTTTTGGGCTGCACCAATGTGACATTTGATCATGTCACAATTACTGCACCTGAAAATAGTCTTAACACCGATGGAATCCATATCGGTCGTTCAACCGGAATCAACATCACCAATACAAACATCAAGACCGGAGACGACTGTATCTCTCTCGGCGATGGTTCCAAACAAATAACCGTCGTTAAAACAACATGCGGACCAGGCCATGGAATCAGTGTTGGAAGTCTTGGAAAATATCCAAACGAAGAACCGGTGGAGGGAGTTTTTATTAGGAACTGTACGCTTACCAACACCCAAAACGGAGTTAGAATCAAAACGTGGCCGGATTCTCATTTTGGAACAGCTTCCGATATGCATTTCAAGGACATAATCATGAACAACGTTGGAAACCCAATTCTTATAGATCAAGAATATTGTCCATGGAATAGATGCAAGCTATCGGTTCCATCAAAAGTGAAGCTGAGCAAAGTGAGCTTTAAGAATATAAGAGGGACTTCTTCTACTCCTGTGGCTGTGAAACTTGTTTGTAGTGGTGGTCCCGGTGGAGTTCCATGCCAGAATATTGAAATTGGTGATGTTAACCTGGCTTATACTGGACCTTTAGGACCTGTTACATCTGTCTGTAAGCATATTAAGCCCATCTTGTCTGGTAAACAGTTCCCATCTGCTTGTGCTATCTCTTCTTAA